A genomic segment from Gossypium hirsutum isolate 1008001.06 chromosome D04, Gossypium_hirsutum_v2.1, whole genome shotgun sequence encodes:
- the LOC107956281 gene encoding ferrochelatase-1, chloroplastic isoform X7, producing the protein MIDFQAICRVGVYTLGENDVVESHHSHAMEEKIGVLLLNLGGPETLKDVQPFLYNLFADPDIIQLPGLFKLLQWPLAKLTSVLRAPKSEKGYAAIGGGSPLRKITDEQANALRMALEAKNVNVSVYVGMRYWYPFTEEVIEQIKLDRIKKLVVLPLYPQFSISTTGRD; encoded by the exons ATGATAGATTTTCAAg CAATTTGCAGGGTGGGTGTTTACACCTTGGGTGAAAATGATGTTGTGGAATCTCATCACTCACATGCCATGGAGGAAAAAATTGGGGTTCTTCTTTTGAACCTTGGAGGGCCAGAGACACTTAAAGATGTTCAACCTTTTCTATATAACTTGTTTGCTGATCCT GATATAATACAGTTGCCTGGGCTGTTTAAGTTACTTCAATGGCCATTGGCGAAGCTAACATCTGTTCTTCGAGCTCCGAAAAGTGAAAAAGGTTATGCTGCCATTGGTGGCGGCTCGCCTTTACGTAAAATAACCGATGAACAG GCAAATGCTCTTCGAATGGCTTTGGAGGCAAAGAATGTGAATGTCAGTGTGTATGTTGGAATGAGATATTGGTATCCATTCACAGAGGAGGTCATTGAGCAG ATTAAGCTAGACAGGATAAAAAAGCTTGTTGTGCTGCCATTATATCCTCAGTTCTCCATTTCCACAACTGGAAGAGATTGA
- the LOC107956281 gene encoding ferrochelatase-1, chloroplastic isoform X5 — MEAASLSGVLSYTKLCGSSLYYSDDRFSRNLHLQAICRVGVYTLGENDVVESHHSHAMEEKIGVLLLNLGGPETLKDVQPFLYNLFADPDIIQLPGLFKLLQWPLAKLTSVLRAPKSEKGYAAIGGGSPLRKITDEQANALRMALEAKNVNVSVYVGMRYWYPFTEEVIEQIKLDRIKKLVVLPLYPQFSISTTGRD, encoded by the exons atGGAGGCAGCATCTTTATCTGGAGTTCTTTCATATACCAAACTCTGTGGTTCCAGTCTCTACTATTCTGATGATAGATTTTCAAg AAATCTGCATTTGCAAGCAATTTGCAGGGTGGGTGTTTACACCTTGGGTGAAAATGATGTTGTGGAATCTCATCACTCACATGCCATGGAGGAAAAAATTGGGGTTCTTCTTTTGAACCTTGGAGGGCCAGAGACACTTAAAGATGTTCAACCTTTTCTATATAACTTGTTTGCTGATCCT GATATAATACAGTTGCCTGGGCTGTTTAAGTTACTTCAATGGCCATTGGCGAAGCTAACATCTGTTCTTCGAGCTCCGAAAAGTGAAAAAGGTTATGCTGCCATTGGTGGCGGCTCGCCTTTACGTAAAATAACCGATGAACAG GCAAATGCTCTTCGAATGGCTTTGGAGGCAAAGAATGTGAATGTCAGTGTGTATGTTGGAATGAGATATTGGTATCCATTCACAGAGGAGGTCATTGAGCAG ATTAAGCTAGACAGGATAAAAAAGCTTGTTGTGCTGCCATTATATCCTCAGTTCTCCATTTCCACAACTGGAAGAGATTGA
- the LOC107956280 gene encoding protein SRG1, with protein sequence MEVRVENGGSYEVGKSGWVNLCQFQDGTIISEDLADSLEFPVIDFSFLAKGGEDEVQKLQKLHLVCKDWGFFQVINHGVKEEILEKIKAAVAAFFELPFQEKRNMQWQKMKQKDMVKTLWSLSTKSMIGFKEALEEYSREMQKLAEELQANFSVLMGLKRDGLKRLQGGGLKQGIRMNYYPICSRPDLVLECSPHSDGTSFTLLLQDDDVTGLQIKHNEAWVPVKPIPNSLVVNIGDATEIQSNGMYKSIEHRAIINEKKPRISIATFMFPDDEQEIGPVETMIDDQNHPKLYRNIKYVDYVREKFSRKMEGKAHLQSYTTSNS encoded by the exons ATGGAAGTGAGAGTTGAAAATGGAGGATCTTATGAAGTTGGAAAATCTGGGTGGGTAAATCTTTGCCAGTTCCAA GATGGGACAATTATTTCCGAGGATTTGGCTGATTCTCTTGAATTTCCCGTCATAGATTTCTCATTTCTAGCCAAAGGTGGTGAAGATGAAGTCCAGAAACTACAGAAACTACACCTTGTTTGCAAGGACTGGGGATTTTTCCAG GTAATAAATCATGGGGTGAAAGAGGAGATCCTGGAGAAGATAAAAGCAGCGGTAGCAGCTTTCTTTGAGCTGCCATTCCAAGAGAAAAGAAATATGCAATGGCAGAAAATGAAACAGAAGGATATGGTCAAAACTTTGTGGTCTCTGAGCACCAAAAGCATGATTG GTTTCAA AGAAGCATTGGAAGAGTACTCGAGAGAAATGCAAAAGCTAGCCGAGGAACTCCAAGCTAACTTTTCAGTATTAATGGGGTTGAAAAGAGATGGGTTAAAAAGGTTACAAGGGGGAGGGCTTAAACAAGGCATAAGAATGAATTACTACCCTATCTGTTCAAGGCCTGATCTTGTTCTCGAGTGTAGCCCTCACTCAGATGGCACAAGCTTCACTTTGTTGTTGCAAGATGATGATGTCACTGGCCTCCAAATTAAGCACAATGAAGCTTGGGTCCCTGTTAAACCTATCCCAAATTCACTTGTCGTCAACATTGGTGATGCCACTgag ATTCAAAGCAATGGAATGTACAAAAGCATTGAACATAGAGCCATAATAAATGAGAAGAAACCAAGAATATCAATTGCAACATTCATGTTTCCAGATGATGAGCAAGAAATTGGTCCAGTTGAAACAATGATAGATGACCAGAATCACCCCAAATTGTATAGAAACATCAAGTATGTTGACTATGTTAGAGAAAAGTTTTCCAGGAAAATGGAAGGAAAAGCTCATTTGCAAAGCTACACGACAAGTAATTCATAA
- the LOC107956281 gene encoding ferrochelatase-1, chloroplastic isoform X6, whose amino-acid sequence MEAASLSGVLSYTKLCGSSLYYSDDRFSRVGVYTLGENDVVESHHSHAMEEKIGVLLLNLGGPETLKDVQPFLYNLFADPDIIQLPGLFKLLQWPLAKLTSVLRAPKSEKGYAAIGGGSPLRKITDEQANALRMALEAKNVNVSVYVGMRYWYPFTEEVIEQIKLDRIKKLVVLPLYPQFSISTTGRD is encoded by the exons atGGAGGCAGCATCTTTATCTGGAGTTCTTTCATATACCAAACTCTGTGGTTCCAGTCTCTACTATTCTGATGATAGATTTTCAAg GGTGGGTGTTTACACCTTGGGTGAAAATGATGTTGTGGAATCTCATCACTCACATGCCATGGAGGAAAAAATTGGGGTTCTTCTTTTGAACCTTGGAGGGCCAGAGACACTTAAAGATGTTCAACCTTTTCTATATAACTTGTTTGCTGATCCT GATATAATACAGTTGCCTGGGCTGTTTAAGTTACTTCAATGGCCATTGGCGAAGCTAACATCTGTTCTTCGAGCTCCGAAAAGTGAAAAAGGTTATGCTGCCATTGGTGGCGGCTCGCCTTTACGTAAAATAACCGATGAACAG GCAAATGCTCTTCGAATGGCTTTGGAGGCAAAGAATGTGAATGTCAGTGTGTATGTTGGAATGAGATATTGGTATCCATTCACAGAGGAGGTCATTGAGCAG ATTAAGCTAGACAGGATAAAAAAGCTTGTTGTGCTGCCATTATATCCTCAGTTCTCCATTTCCACAACTGGAAGAGATTGA